One Streptococcus sp. DTU_2020_1001019_1_SI_AUS_MUR_006 DNA window includes the following coding sequences:
- a CDS encoding response regulator transcription factor, producing the protein MYKVLLVDDEYMITEGLKRLIPFDKWDMEVVATANHADDALDYVREHPVDIVISDVNMPDKTGLEMIQEMKDLLPDAYYILLSGYQEFDYVKKAMNLSVVDYLVKPVDKVELGHLLEKIVTQLREKVHEPEILSQQLDEEAFKAHLSQKENWWVGLSKGKQGNFVIPYYVLGQDWQIVLADQEFEGLLVMPFEAPYQINFEKWKRDVEKTLFYGSVNLDQSESLFSYYEPIYRVIIQGNLQQIIDELTLLEKIVLENTPIVSITKQLFTQFVMDVFHLFEHLKADDMTDIVKNIHAITTFEDLVAYTKKTLTSFFGQYRMNENVVSVLEVIGRDYQKELSLKDISKDLFINPVYLGQLIKKETNSTFAELLNKQRIKAAQQLLLSTNDSIEDICYTVGYSNVGYFYKVFRKLCGKSPKAYRKQVETNL; encoded by the coding sequence ATGTATAAAGTACTATTAGTGGACGACGAGTACATGATTACCGAAGGTCTCAAGCGTTTGATTCCTTTTGATAAATGGGATATGGAAGTCGTCGCTACAGCCAATCATGCTGACGACGCTCTTGACTATGTCCGAGAACATCCTGTGGATATTGTGATATCTGACGTCAACATGCCTGACAAAACAGGACTTGAAATGATTCAGGAAATGAAGGACTTGTTGCCAGATGCTTATTATATCCTACTATCGGGCTATCAAGAATTTGACTACGTCAAAAAAGCTATGAATCTCAGCGTGGTTGATTATCTGGTTAAACCAGTCGATAAGGTCGAGCTGGGACATTTACTTGAAAAAATCGTCACTCAACTTCGTGAGAAGGTTCATGAGCCCGAAATATTGAGTCAGCAACTCGATGAAGAAGCCTTCAAGGCTCATCTCAGCCAAAAAGAAAATTGGTGGGTCGGACTTTCAAAGGGAAAACAAGGGAATTTTGTCATTCCCTACTATGTTCTAGGTCAGGACTGGCAAATCGTCCTTGCAGATCAGGAATTTGAGGGTTTGCTAGTCATGCCTTTTGAAGCTCCTTATCAAATCAACTTTGAAAAGTGGAAGCGTGATGTTGAAAAGACTCTCTTTTATGGATCGGTCAATTTAGATCAGTCTGAAAGTCTCTTTTCTTACTACGAACCCATCTATCGGGTGATTATTCAAGGAAATCTCCAGCAAATTATTGATGAATTGACCTTGCTTGAGAAGATTGTCTTAGAAAATACACCGATAGTATCTATCACAAAGCAGCTCTTTACCCAGTTTGTCATGGATGTCTTCCATCTTTTTGAACATTTGAAAGCAGATGACATGACAGATATTGTCAAAAACATCCATGCCATTACCACTTTTGAGGACTTAGTCGCTTATACCAAGAAAACCTTGACTTCCTTCTTTGGCCAATACCGCATGAATGAAAATGTAGTTAGTGTGCTCGAGGTCATTGGTAGAGACTACCAAAAAGAGCTTTCTCTTAAGGATATCAGCAAGGATCTCTTTATCAATCCCGTTTATTTGGGTCAACTAATCAAGAAGGAAACCAATTCCACCTTTGCAGAGCTTCTCAATAAGCAACGCATCAAGGCGGCCCAGCAACTCTTGCTATCTACAAATGATAGTATCGAGGATATCTGCTATACGGTTGGATACAGTAATGTAGGTTATTTCTATAAGGTTTTTCGAAAACTGTGTGGGAAGTCTCCTAAAGCCTACCGTAAACAGGTGGAAACGAACTTGTAG
- a CDS encoding ABC transporter permease yields the protein MKKKPIYLWVLLIFSALLSAMSLFGIISPVPTAESMSNLETSASGVNATYAKELVDYTIKVSEHGHSVFSILLVVLSVILVVVALVFLIRKNIQLANYTYLAYVFVAIVGSIYNFIGVQDAVSLFTDPNIRMGAELGAKGSAILGVVLNVIFLAIVFYKMWRQQKELTETQEEEELA from the coding sequence ATGAAAAAGAAACCAATCTATCTGTGGGTATTACTGATTTTTTCAGCCTTACTCTCAGCAATGTCGCTATTTGGAATCATATCTCCAGTACCTACTGCGGAGAGTATGAGCAATCTAGAAACATCAGCATCAGGTGTTAATGCTACTTATGCTAAGGAGCTCGTTGATTACACCATTAAGGTATCGGAGCATGGTCATTCTGTCTTCAGCATTCTCTTGGTTGTCTTATCTGTTATTCTAGTTGTTGTGGCTTTGGTTTTCCTTATTCGTAAAAACATCCAATTGGCTAACTACACTTATCTTGCTTATGTCTTCGTTGCCATCGTTGGTTCTATCTACAACTTTATCGGCGTTCAGGATGCGGTTTCACTTTTTACAGATCCTAACATCCGTATGGGAGCGGAGCTTGGTGCTAAAGGCTCTGCTATTTTGGGGGTTGTACTCAATGTTATCTTCCTAGCAATCGTCTTCTATAAGATGTGGCGTCAGCAAAAAGAATTAACAGAAACTCAAGAAGAGGAAGAACTTGCCTAA
- the nrdI gene encoding class Ib ribonucleoside-diphosphate reductase assembly flavoprotein NrdI, whose protein sequence is MKKISLVYISLSGNTESFVTRLKAYLLEQYENIEVEKIHIKDLVKEGEDFFEMTNPYVAFLPTYLEGGNGVDNGDVEILTTPVGDFIAYGDNASKCFGVVGSGNRNFNNQYCLTAKQYSQRFGFPVLADFEMRGMLGDIKKVAGIIAELYELEAL, encoded by the coding sequence ATGAAAAAAATTTCCTTAGTCTATATCAGTCTGAGTGGAAATACGGAGAGTTTCGTAACACGATTGAAGGCTTACCTATTAGAACAGTATGAGAACATTGAAGTAGAAAAAATTCATATTAAAGATTTGGTCAAGGAAGGAGAAGATTTCTTTGAAATGACCAACCCATATGTTGCTTTTCTACCGACTTATTTAGAAGGTGGCAATGGTGTTGACAATGGAGATGTGGAGATTTTGACTACTCCAGTAGGTGATTTTATCGCCTATGGAGACAATGCCAGCAAGTGTTTTGGTGTCGTAGGATCAGGCAATCGTAATTTTAACAACCAATACTGTTTGACGGCTAAACAATACAGCCAGCGCTTTGGTTTCCCTGTTCTAGCAGACTTTGAGATGCGTGGAATGCTGGGAGATATCAAGAAGGTCGCAGGGATTATTGCGGAACTCTATGAGTTAGAAGCTTTGTAA
- the argS gene encoding arginine--tRNA ligase, whose amino-acid sequence MNTKQLIASELASVIDSLDQEAILNLLEQPKNSDMGDIAFPAFTLAKVERKAPQMIAADIAEKINSQAFEKVVATGPYVNFFLDKNAISAQVLQAVITEKEHYADQNIGKQENVVIDMSSPNIAKPFSIGHLRSTVIGDSLSHIFQKIGYQTVKVNHLGDWGKQFGMLIVAYKKWGDEEAVKAHPIDELLKLYVRINAEAENDPSLDEEAREWFRKLENGDEEALALWQWFRDESLVEFNRLYNELKVEFDSYNGEAFYNDKMDSVVDILSEKGLLVESEGAQVVNLEKYGIEHPALIKKSDGATLYITRDLAAALYRKNEYQFAKSIYVVGQEQSAHFKQLKAVLQEMGYDWSNDITHVPFGLVTKEGKKLSTRKGNVILLEPTVAEAVSRAKAQIEAKNPELENKDQVAHAVGVGAIKFYDLKTDRTNGYDFDLEAMVSFEGETGPYVQYAYARIQSILRKADFKPETGANYSLNDPESWEIIKLIQDFPRIINRAADNFEPSIIAKFAISLAQAFNKYYAHTRILDESPERDSRLALSYTTAVVLKEALRLLGVEAPEKM is encoded by the coding sequence ATGAATACAAAACAATTGATCGCTAGCGAATTGGCTAGCGTCATTGACAGCCTGGATCAAGAGGCTATTTTAAATTTACTAGAACAACCCAAAAACTCTGATATGGGAGACATCGCCTTCCCTGCCTTTACTCTAGCAAAAGTTGAGAGAAAAGCTCCACAAATGATTGCAGCAGATATCGCTGAAAAAATCAATAGCCAAGCCTTTGAAAAAGTCGTCGCTACTGGACCTTATGTTAACTTCTTCCTTGATAAAAATGCCATTTCTGCTCAGGTATTACAAGCTGTTATCACTGAAAAAGAACACTATGCTGACCAAAATATTGGTAAACAAGAAAATGTTGTTATCGACATGTCTAGTCCCAATATTGCTAAACCATTCTCTATTGGTCACCTGCGCTCAACTGTTATCGGAGATAGCTTGTCACATATTTTCCAAAAAATCGGTTATCAAACGGTCAAGGTCAACCATTTGGGAGACTGGGGTAAACAGTTTGGGATGTTGATTGTTGCCTACAAAAAATGGGGCGACGAAGAAGCTGTAAAAGCTCATCCAATTGATGAACTTCTTAAACTCTATGTCCGCATCAACGCTGAAGCTGAAAATGACCCTAGCTTGGATGAGGAAGCACGCGAATGGTTCCGCAAACTGGAAAATGGTGACGAGGAAGCTCTCGCTCTTTGGCAATGGTTCCGTGATGAAAGTTTGGTGGAATTTAACCGCCTTTACAATGAATTGAAGGTTGAATTCGACAGCTACAACGGGGAAGCCTTCTACAATGACAAGATGGATTCAGTTGTAGACATCCTTTCTGAAAAAGGACTTCTTGTTGAATCAGAAGGTGCCCAAGTTGTTAATCTTGAAAAATATGGAATTGAACACCCAGCTCTTATCAAAAAATCTGACGGTGCAACTCTCTACATCACACGTGACTTGGCCGCTGCCCTTTACCGTAAAAACGAATACCAATTTGCTAAATCTATCTACGTCGTTGGTCAAGAGCAATCTGCCCACTTTAAACAACTCAAAGCTGTCTTGCAAGAAATGGGCTACGACTGGAGTAACGACATTACTCACGTTCCTTTTGGTTTGGTTACAAAAGAAGGGAAAAAACTCTCTACTCGTAAAGGGAATGTCATCTTGCTAGAGCCGACTGTTGCAGAGGCAGTTAGCCGTGCCAAGGCCCAAATCGAGGCTAAAAATCCTGAACTGGAAAATAAAGACCAGGTAGCGCATGCTGTTGGGGTTGGAGCCATTAAATTCTATGACCTCAAGACCGACCGTACAAATGGATACGATTTCGACCTAGAGGCTATGGTATCCTTTGAAGGCGAGACTGGTCCTTATGTTCAATACGCCTATGCTCGTATCCAATCCATCTTGCGCAAAGCCGATTTCAAACCAGAAACAGGTGCCAACTATAGCTTGAATGATCCTGAAAGCTGGGAAATCATCAAGCTAATCCAAGACTTCCCACGTATTATCAACCGTGCGGCGGATAACTTTGAACCTTCTATCATTGCTAAATTTGCAATTAGCTTAGCGCAAGCCTTTAACAAATATTACGCTCACACTCGAATCTTGGATGAAAGTCCAGAACGCGACAGTCGTTTAGCCCTCAGCTATACAACTGCAGTTGTCCTCAAAGAAGCACTTCGTCTGCTCGGAGTAGAAGCGCCAGAGAAGATGTAA
- the argR gene encoding arginine repressor: MRKRERHQLIKQMITEEKLGTQKEIQDRLEARNVFVTQTTLSRDLRELGLTKVKKNDMVYYVLANETEKIDLVEFLSHHLEGVARAEFTLVLHTKLGEAAVLANVVDANKDEWILGTVAGANTLLVICRDQHVAKLMEDRLLDLMKDR; the protein is encoded by the coding sequence ATGAGAAAAAGAGAACGTCATCAGTTGATCAAGCAGATGATCACTGAGGAAAAATTAGGGACTCAAAAAGAGATCCAGGATCGGTTGGAAGCACGCAATGTTTTTGTGACACAAACGACCTTGTCGCGTGACCTTCGTGAACTTGGCTTGACCAAGGTTAAGAAAAATGATATGGTCTACTACGTACTAGCAAATGAGACAGAGAAGATTGACCTGGTTGAGTTTTTATCCCATCATTTAGAAGGCGTGGCAAGAGCTGAGTTTACCTTAGTTTTGCACACTAAACTGGGTGAAGCCGCGGTTTTAGCCAATGTTGTCGATGCCAACAAGGATGAATGGATTTTAGGGACAGTTGCGGGTGCTAATACCCTCTTGGTGATTTGCCGAGATCAGCATGTTGCTAAACTCATGGAAGATCGTTTGTTAGATTTGATGAAGGATAGATAA
- the mutS gene encoding DNA mismatch repair protein MutS — MTIEKLSPGMQQYVDIKKQYPDAFLLFRMGDFYELFYEDAVNAAQILEISLTSRNKNADNPIPMAGVPYHSAQQYIDVLVERGYKVAIAEQMEDPKQAVGVVKREVVQVITPGTVVDSSKPDSQNNFLVAIDRDGQQFGLAYMDLVTGDFYVTGLLDFTLVCGEIRNLKAREVVIGYALTEEEEQILSRQMNLVLSYEQELFEDIHLLDPRLAPIEQAASSKLLQYIHRTQMRELNHLKPVIRYEIKDYLQMDYATKASLDLVENARSGKKQGSLFWLLDETKTAMGMRLLRSWIQRPLIDKDRILERQEVVQVFLDYFFERSDLTESLKGVYDIERLASRVSFGKSNPKDLLQLATTLGSVPRIRAILEGMEQPALAYLIEQLDPIPELENLISAAIAPEAPHVITEGGIIRTGFDETLDKYRRVLREGTSWIAEIEAKERENSGINTLKIDYNKKDGYYFHVTNSQLGNVPAHFFRKATLKNSERFGTEELARIEGEMLEAREKSANLEYEIFMRIREEVGKYIQRLQALAQGIATVDVLQGLAVVAENQHLIRPEFGEDSQIDIQKGRHAVVEKVMGAQTYIPNSIQMGEDTSIQLITGPNMSGKSTYMRQLAMTAVMAQIGSYVPAESASLPIFDAIFTRIGAADDLVSGQSTFMVEMMEANNAIAHATEKSLILFDELGRGTATYDGMALAQAIIEYIHEHIGAKTLFATHYHELTSLESSLEHLVNVHVATLEQNGQVTFLHKIEAGPADKSYGIHVAKIAGLPTDLLVRADAILTQLESQGQESPAPMKQTHAVSEQISLFDSAEENPILAELAKVDVYNMTPMQAMNLLLEWKQKL, encoded by the coding sequence ATGACGATAGAAAAATTATCACCTGGCATGCAACAGTATGTGGATATAAAAAAACAATATCCAGATGCTTTTTTGCTCTTTCGTATGGGTGATTTTTATGAGTTATTTTACGAAGATGCAGTCAATGCTGCCCAGATACTAGAAATCTCACTAACCAGTCGCAATAAGAATGCTGACAATCCTATTCCCATGGCTGGAGTTCCTTATCACTCAGCACAACAGTATATTGATGTCCTAGTGGAGCGTGGCTACAAGGTTGCCATTGCTGAGCAGATGGAGGATCCTAAGCAGGCAGTAGGGGTTGTTAAGCGCGAGGTTGTGCAGGTGATTACCCCTGGTACAGTCGTCGATAGTAGTAAACCAGATAGTCAAAACAACTTTTTGGTGGCTATCGACCGTGACGGTCAGCAATTTGGTTTGGCATACATGGACTTAGTGACGGGTGATTTCTATGTGACAGGTTTATTGGATTTTACCCTGGTCTGTGGTGAAATCCGAAATCTTAAGGCAAGAGAAGTTGTCATCGGCTATGCTTTAACTGAAGAGGAAGAACAGATTCTCAGCCGTCAAATGAATTTGGTGCTTTCTTATGAGCAAGAATTATTTGAAGACATACATCTGCTGGATCCACGCTTGGCGCCTATTGAACAAGCTGCCAGCAGTAAGCTACTTCAGTATATTCATCGGACGCAGATGAGAGAGTTGAATCACTTAAAACCTGTTATTCGCTATGAGATCAAGGATTACTTGCAGATGGATTATGCAACCAAGGCTAGTTTAGATCTAGTAGAAAATGCTCGCTCAGGTAAGAAACAAGGGAGTCTTTTCTGGTTGCTAGATGAAACTAAGACTGCCATGGGAATGCGTCTTTTGCGCTCTTGGATCCAACGTCCCTTGATTGACAAGGATCGTATCCTTGAACGTCAGGAGGTTGTACAGGTCTTTCTGGATTATTTCTTTGAACGTAGTGATTTGACAGAAAGCCTAAAGGGAGTCTACGATATTGAGCGCCTTGCTAGTCGTGTTTCTTTTGGGAAAAGCAATCCTAAAGACCTCTTGCAATTAGCGACTACCTTGGGAAGTGTTCCAAGAATTCGAGCAATTTTAGAAGGAATGGAGCAACCAGCTCTTGCCTATCTGATTGAACAATTAGATCCTATTCCTGAGTTGGAAAATCTCATTAGTGCAGCCATTGCTCCAGAAGCTCCTCATGTAATTACAGAGGGTGGCATTATCCGGACTGGCTTTGATGAGACCTTGGATAAGTATCGTCGTGTGCTGAGAGAGGGAACCAGCTGGATAGCTGAGATTGAGGCTAAGGAAAGAGAAAATTCTGGCATCAATACTCTCAAGATTGACTACAATAAAAAAGATGGTTACTATTTCCATGTGACCAACTCGCAGCTCGGTAATGTTCCAGCCCACTTTTTCCGTAAGGCTACGCTAAAAAACTCGGAACGTTTTGGGACAGAGGAGTTGGCTCGTATCGAGGGAGAAATGCTAGAGGCACGTGAGAAATCAGCAAACTTAGAGTACGAAATTTTTATGCGGATCCGTGAGGAGGTTGGGAAGTATATCCAACGCCTGCAAGCCCTAGCCCAAGGAATCGCTACTGTCGATGTCTTACAAGGCTTGGCAGTGGTAGCAGAAAATCAACACCTGATTCGTCCAGAGTTCGGAGAGGACTCGCAAATTGATATCCAAAAAGGTCGTCATGCTGTTGTTGAAAAGGTCATGGGAGCCCAAACCTATATTCCCAATAGTATCCAAATGGGTGAAGATACTAGCATCCAGCTGATTACAGGGCCTAATATGAGCGGGAAGTCAACCTATATGCGCCAGCTAGCTATGACAGCAGTCATGGCCCAGATAGGATCTTATGTTCCGGCTGAGAGTGCTAGTCTTCCTATTTTTGATGCTATCTTCACTCGTATTGGGGCAGCGGATGACTTGGTTTCCGGTCAGTCAACCTTTATGGTCGAGATGATGGAAGCTAATAATGCTATTGCACATGCTACTGAAAAATCCCTGATTCTCTTTGATGAGTTGGGACGCGGAACGGCAACCTATGATGGCATGGCCCTGGCCCAAGCGATTATCGAGTATATCCATGAACATATCGGAGCCAAGACTCTCTTTGCAACTCACTATCATGAATTGACTAGCTTAGAATCTAGTCTGGAACATCTGGTTAATGTCCACGTGGCTACGCTTGAGCAAAATGGTCAGGTTACCTTCCTTCACAAGATCGAAGCAGGACCAGCAGACAAATCATACGGTATTCACGTAGCTAAGATTGCAGGGTTACCGACAGATTTGCTAGTAAGGGCAGATGCAATATTAACGCAATTAGAGAGTCAAGGTCAGGAAAGTCCTGCTCCAATGAAACAAACACATGCAGTTTCTGAACAAATTTCCCTATTTGACTCGGCGGAAGAAAATCCTATTCTAGCAGAATTGGCTAAAGTAGATGTGTACAATATGACACCGATGCAGGCCATGAATCTCTTGTTAGAATGGAAACAAAAATTATAA
- a CDS encoding DUF3021 domain-containing protein gives MKKQIFHDATTGILIGLILSIIFSFIYSPSNYAPLSPNSLIGQFMTQHQVHGSLVLLYCLLIWAAIGVLFSFGGRLFAQDWSLLRATVTHFFLMLLGFVPLAILAGWFPLHWTFILQLIPEFAIVYLIIWIVLYKRESKKVAHINQLLAHKK, from the coding sequence ATGAAAAAACAAATTTTCCACGATGCCACAACTGGTATCCTCATCGGCCTCATCCTATCTATTATCTTTTCTTTTATCTACTCACCAAGCAACTACGCACCTCTCAGCCCCAACTCTTTGATTGGTCAATTCATGACCCAACATCAGGTGCATGGATCACTCGTCTTACTTTACTGTCTGCTTATCTGGGCAGCGATTGGAGTCCTCTTTAGTTTTGGCGGTCGTCTATTTGCTCAAGATTGGAGCCTTCTTCGTGCGACTGTCACTCACTTCTTCCTTATGTTGCTAGGTTTTGTACCTCTAGCAATCCTAGCAGGATGGTTCCCACTTCACTGGACTTTCATCCTTCAACTCATCCCAGAGTTTGCAATCGTCTACCTCATCATCTGGATTGTTCTCTACAAGAGAGAATCTAAAAAAGTTGCACACATCAATCAACTATTGGCTCATAAAAAATAA
- a CDS encoding LytTR family DNA-binding domain-containing protein encodes MKLRLDIDQQYTEEQIIIEASTLSTRVQKVQDFVQSLDQKETLKGKFQDQVYLIQISKIQRIYIENRKVLAETDSQTYALDIRLYQASEILPASFIQISQSEIVNIDAISHLKLTSNGLIEIYLKNDSFTYSSRRYLKTIKEKLEL; translated from the coding sequence ATGAAACTCAGACTTGATATTGATCAGCAATACACCGAAGAACAAATCATAATCGAAGCGTCAACCTTGTCTACTCGAGTTCAAAAAGTCCAAGACTTTGTCCAATCCCTGGATCAAAAAGAAACGCTTAAAGGAAAATTCCAAGACCAGGTCTACTTGATTCAGATTAGTAAGATTCAACGTATATATATTGAAAATCGCAAAGTCTTAGCTGAAACGGATAGCCAAACCTATGCGCTCGACATTCGTCTTTACCAAGCAAGTGAAATTCTACCTGCTTCCTTTATCCAAATTTCCCAATCGGAAATTGTCAACATCGACGCTATCAGTCATCTTAAACTAACCTCTAACGGCTTGATTGAAATCTATCTTAAAAACGACAGTTTCACCTACTCATCTCGCCGTTACCTCAAAACCATTAAGGAGAAATTAGAACTATGA
- the rpsL gene encoding 30S ribosomal protein S12 yields the protein MPTINQLVRKPRKSKVEKSKSPALNVGYNSHKKVQTNVSSPQKRGVATRVGTMTPKKPNSALRKFARVRLSNLIEVTAYIPGIGHNLQEHSVVLLRGGRVKDLPGVRYHIVRGALDTAGVNDRKQGRSKYGTKRPKKA from the coding sequence ATGCCTACAATTAACCAATTGGTTCGCAAACCGCGTAAATCAAAAGTAGAAAAATCTAAATCACCAGCTTTGAACGTTGGTTATAACAGTCATAAAAAAGTTCAAACAAACGTTTCTTCACCACAAAAACGTGGTGTTGCAACTCGTGTTGGAACAATGACACCTAAAAAACCTAACTCTGCCCTTCGTAAATTTGCTCGTGTACGTTTGAGCAACCTTATCGAAGTTACTGCCTACATCCCAGGTATCGGACACAACTTGCAAGAGCACAGTGTGGTGCTTCTTCGCGGTGGACGTGTAAAAGACCTTCCAGGGGTACGTTACCATATCGTCCGTGGTGCACTTGATACTGCAGGTGTTAACGATCGTAAACAAGGCCGTTCTAAATACGGTACTAAACGTCCGAAAAAAGCATAA
- the rpsG gene encoding 30S ribosomal protein S7, with product MSRKNRAPKRDVLPDPLYNSQLVTRLINRVMLDGKRGTAASIVYGAFEQIKEVTGNDALEVFETAMENIMPVLEVRARRVGGSNYQVPVEVRPERRTTLGLRWLVTIARLRGEHTMQDRLAKEILDAANNTGAAVKKREDTHRMAEANRAFAHFRW from the coding sequence ATGAGTCGTAAAAATAGAGCTCCAAAACGTGACGTATTGCCAGATCCGCTTTACAATTCACAATTAGTTACTCGTCTTATCAACCGCGTTATGCTTGACGGTAAACGTGGTACAGCTGCTTCAATCGTTTACGGTGCTTTTGAACAAATCAAAGAAGTTACTGGTAACGATGCACTTGAAGTATTTGAAACAGCTATGGAAAACATCATGCCTGTACTTGAAGTACGTGCACGTCGTGTCGGTGGTTCTAACTACCAAGTCCCAGTTGAAGTTCGTCCAGAACGTCGTACAACACTTGGACTTCGTTGGTTGGTAACAATCGCTCGCCTTCGTGGTGAACACACAATGCAAGACCGTCTTGCAAAAGAAATCTTGGATGCTGCTAACAACACTGGTGCAGCAGTTAAGAAACGTGAAGACACTCACCGTATGGCTGAAGCTAACCGTGCCTTCGCACACTTCCGTTGGTAA